A section of the Prochlorococcus sp. MIT 1341 genome encodes:
- a CDS encoding glycoside hydrolase 100 family protein produces MAERFSQKHKRVRPNSNENQVIKRAKEHFERTLIEIGGSLAGSVAALEHPANNEALNYGEIFLRDNVPVMIYLLTQKRYSIVKQFLSVCLDLQSTSYQTRGVFPTSFVEEKGELIADYGQRSIGRITSADASLWWPILCWLYVRRSGDNNFGTSQKVQRGVQLLLDLVLHPTFEGTPVLFVPDCAFMIDRPMDVWGAPLEIEVLLYACLKSCIELMELSRKEQISRLLDQRLVLTRQWVHDLRQFLLKHYWVTSKTMQVLRRRPTEQYGEDQHQNEFNVQPQVVPSWLQDWLENRGGYLIGNIRTGRPDFRFYSLGNSLACMFGVLTAPQQRALFRLVLHNRQHLMAQMPMRICHPPMEGAEWENKTGSDPKNWPWSYHNGGHWPSLLWFFGASILLHEKRYPDADVLLMGQMRALLEECYWSQLNQLPRQKWAEYFDGPTGTWVGQQSRTYQTWTIVGFLMLHHLLRVSPEDVLMLDIQDLIQE; encoded by the coding sequence ATGGCAGAACGCTTCAGCCAAAAGCACAAACGAGTTCGCCCCAACTCAAATGAAAATCAAGTCATTAAAAGGGCCAAAGAGCATTTCGAACGAACTCTTATTGAAATTGGAGGAAGTCTGGCGGGCAGCGTGGCAGCACTTGAACACCCAGCCAACAATGAGGCTCTGAATTATGGGGAAATTTTCCTACGAGACAATGTCCCTGTGATGATCTACTTGCTTACTCAAAAGCGATACAGCATCGTCAAGCAATTTTTGAGTGTTTGCCTTGATCTGCAAAGTACTTCATATCAAACCAGAGGAGTCTTCCCTACAAGTTTTGTAGAAGAAAAAGGTGAACTGATCGCTGACTACGGACAAAGATCTATAGGTCGAATTACATCAGCAGACGCAAGCCTCTGGTGGCCAATATTATGTTGGTTGTATGTGAGACGAAGCGGAGATAACAACTTTGGTACAAGTCAAAAAGTCCAAAGGGGGGTTCAGCTTCTCCTTGACTTAGTTCTCCATCCAACATTTGAAGGCACGCCTGTTCTCTTCGTCCCAGATTGTGCCTTCATGATTGATCGACCAATGGATGTATGGGGAGCCCCTCTGGAGATTGAAGTACTGCTTTATGCATGTCTAAAAAGCTGCATTGAACTAATGGAATTAAGCAGAAAGGAGCAAATAAGTCGTTTATTAGATCAAAGACTTGTATTAACAAGGCAATGGGTTCATGATCTCCGCCAATTCCTGCTCAAACACTATTGGGTAACCAGTAAAACAATGCAGGTGCTTAGAAGAAGACCAACCGAGCAATATGGAGAAGATCAACATCAAAACGAATTCAATGTTCAGCCCCAAGTAGTTCCATCATGGCTACAAGATTGGCTTGAGAATAGAGGTGGATATTTAATTGGAAACATCAGAACAGGAAGGCCAGACTTTCGTTTCTACAGCTTGGGAAATTCTCTTGCATGCATGTTTGGAGTTCTAACTGCGCCCCAACAAAGAGCTCTTTTTCGACTAGTTCTCCACAACAGACAACATCTGATGGCCCAGATGCCAATGAGGATTTGCCACCCTCCAATGGAAGGGGCTGAATGGGAGAACAAAACTGGTTCAGACCCAAAGAATTGGCCTTGGAGTTACCACAATGGAGGACACTGGCCAAGTCTCCTATGGTTTTTTGGTGCCTCAATCCTCCTTCATGAAAAACGTTATCCAGATGCTGACGTGCTTCTAATGGGGCAAATGCGCGCACTATTAGAGGAATGCTATTGGAGCCAACTCAACCAATTACCAAGGCAAAAATGGGCTGAATACTTTGACGGGCCAACTGGAACATGGGTAGGTCAACAATCAAGGACATATCAAACCTGGACAATTGTTGGGTTCCTAATGCTCCACCATCTATTAAGAGTAAGCCCTGAAGACGTTTTAATGCTTGATATACAAGATCTAATTCAAGAGTAA
- the petD gene encoding cytochrome b6-f complex subunit IV encodes MHILKKPDLSDPKLREKLSKGMGHNYYGEPAWPNDLLYIFPVVILGTIACVVGLAVLDPAMLGDKANPFATPLEILPEWYLYPVFQILRVVPNKLLGIALQTLVPLGLMLIPFIENVNKFQNPFRRPVAMVVFLFGTAVTIYLGIGATLPIDKSLTLGLF; translated from the coding sequence ATGCATATTCTCAAGAAGCCAGACCTAAGTGACCCCAAGCTTAGAGAGAAACTTTCTAAAGGAATGGGTCACAATTATTACGGTGAGCCTGCATGGCCAAATGATCTTTTATATATCTTTCCTGTCGTTATTCTTGGAACAATTGCTTGTGTAGTTGGACTTGCTGTCTTAGACCCTGCAATGTTAGGGGACAAAGCTAACCCCTTTGCGACACCATTAGAGATCTTGCCCGAATGGTATTTGTATCCAGTCTTTCAGATTCTTAGAGTAGTACCTAATAAATTGCTTGGAATAGCATTACAAACTCTTGTCCCTCTAGGATTAATGCTCATTCCTTTTATAGAAAATGTAAATAAATTCCAGAATCCCTTCAGGCGACCAGTTGCTATGGTTGTATTTCTGTTTGGAACGGCCGTTACTATTTATCTGGGTATAGGAGCTACATTGCCAATTGATAAGTCTTTAACACTTGGACTTTTTTGA
- the petB gene encoding cytochrome b6, with amino-acid sequence MANSSPVYDWFQERLEIQDIADDVTSKYVPPHVNIFYCLGGITLVCFLIQFATGFAMTFYYKPTVAEAYSSVSYLMTDVSFGWLIRSVHRWSASMMVLMLILHVFRVYLTGGFKRPRELTWVTGVVMAVITVSFGVTGYSLPWDQVGYWAVKIVSGVPAAIPVVGDFMVVLLRGGESVGQATLTRFYSLHTFVLPWLLAVFMLMHFLMIRKQGISGPL; translated from the coding sequence ATGGCGAACTCCTCACCTGTCTACGACTGGTTTCAGGAACGTCTTGAAATTCAAGACATAGCTGACGATGTCACTTCAAAATACGTCCCCCCCCATGTCAACATCTTTTATTGCTTGGGTGGCATCACTTTGGTTTGTTTTTTGATTCAATTTGCGACTGGCTTCGCAATGACTTTCTATTACAAGCCCACAGTCGCCGAAGCATATAGCTCGGTTAGTTATCTGATGACTGATGTCAGCTTTGGATGGCTTATCAGATCAGTGCATCGATGGAGTGCATCCATGATGGTCTTGATGCTTATTCTCCATGTGTTTCGTGTTTATTTGACAGGTGGATTTAAGCGGCCTCGTGAGCTCACCTGGGTAACCGGAGTGGTCATGGCAGTTATTACTGTTTCCTTTGGTGTGACTGGTTATTCACTTCCTTGGGATCAAGTGGGTTATTGGGCTGTCAAAATTGTTTCAGGAGTCCCCGCTGCAATTCCTGTAGTGGGAGATTTCATGGTTGTTCTTTTACGAGGGGGTGAGAGTGTTGGTCAAGCAACTCTTACTCGTTTTTACAGCTTGCATACATTTGTTTTACCTTGGCTTCTTGCAGTATTTATGTTGATGCACTTCCTCATGATCAGGAAACAAGGGATTTCTGGCCCTTTGTAG
- the ctpZ gene encoding carboxyl-terminal processing protease CtpZ has protein sequence MKPMSSKKSQFSRTLQRTLFSLMSLVLCLFLFGTSANALNDGQQLVLESWSLVNQGYINPEKFNEVQWRKLRQKALESPISNSEDAYAAIEKMLLPLGDPYTRLLRPNDYAAMKAGNIGSEINGVGLQLGARQNDGQIVVIAPLEGSPAAEAGVISGTIVVKVNGESPRLLGLEATAAKLRGEIGSQVVVEVQPPNAEIEELTLERRSVDLRPVRTKRLRNETHTLGYLRITQFSEGVPQQVEEALQELSEKDVEGIVLDLRNNSGGLVSSGLAVADAFLSNAPIVETRNREGLKDEIRSGKETLFNGPMVTLVNGGTASASEILAGALQDNDRSLLIGSKTFGKGLIQSLSTLTDGSGLAVTVAGYQTPSGRYIQNLGIEPDRILDEPEPLNPGGAEDRWLNDAESILGANLDLQSLENTSKELIRNEEYSDEKINQIDPLQNSEA, from the coding sequence ATGAAGCCAATGTCTTCAAAAAAGAGTCAATTTTCACGAACTCTGCAGCGAACCCTTTTTTCGCTAATGAGCTTAGTGCTTTGTTTATTCCTTTTTGGGACTAGTGCAAATGCGCTAAATGATGGTCAGCAACTTGTTTTAGAAAGTTGGAGCCTAGTTAATCAAGGATATATAAACCCAGAAAAATTCAATGAGGTCCAATGGCGAAAACTTCGACAAAAGGCCCTAGAAAGTCCTATCTCAAATTCTGAGGATGCTTATGCCGCCATTGAGAAAATGCTTCTTCCTCTTGGAGATCCTTACACCAGACTTTTAAGGCCCAATGACTACGCTGCAATGAAAGCGGGAAATATTGGCAGCGAAATTAATGGCGTAGGGCTTCAACTTGGAGCAAGACAAAACGATGGTCAAATCGTTGTAATAGCCCCACTTGAGGGGTCGCCAGCAGCAGAAGCAGGCGTTATTAGCGGAACAATCGTAGTAAAAGTAAACGGTGAATCACCAAGATTACTTGGTTTAGAAGCAACAGCAGCAAAACTCAGAGGAGAAATAGGTTCACAAGTTGTAGTAGAAGTTCAACCTCCTAATGCAGAAATCGAAGAATTAACTCTTGAGCGCAGAAGCGTTGATTTAAGGCCCGTAAGGACAAAACGTCTTAGAAACGAAACTCACACTCTGGGATATCTCCGAATCACCCAATTCAGTGAGGGAGTGCCGCAACAAGTAGAAGAAGCTCTTCAGGAACTATCTGAAAAAGATGTAGAAGGAATCGTCTTAGATCTAAGAAACAATTCAGGAGGCCTAGTAAGCTCTGGCCTCGCTGTAGCAGATGCATTTCTGAGTAATGCACCAATTGTTGAAACAAGAAACCGAGAGGGCTTAAAAGATGAAATACGTTCAGGAAAAGAAACCCTTTTCAACGGCCCTATGGTCACACTTGTAAATGGCGGCACTGCGAGTGCGAGTGAAATCCTTGCAGGAGCATTACAGGACAATGATCGTTCATTGCTAATAGGCAGTAAAACTTTTGGTAAAGGCCTAATTCAATCTCTTTCCACACTTACTGATGGAAGTGGCCTTGCAGTCACAGTTGCCGGCTATCAAACGCCTAGCGGCAGATATATCCAAAACCTTGGCATTGAACCAGATCGCATCCTTGATGAACCAGAACCACTAAACCCTGGAGGTGCAGAAGACAGGTGGTTAAATGATGCTGAATCAATACTGGGAGCAAATCTTGACCTCCAAAGCCTTGAAAACACATCGAAAGAACTAATAAGAAACGAGGAATATTCGGATGAAAAAATAAATCAAATTGATCCACTGCAAAACTCGGAAGCATGA
- a CDS encoding HD domain-containing protein yields MSLRTYHDPLHRGINLDSNKPEEAMVMALIDTEPFQRLRRIRQLGPAYLTFHGAESSRFTHSLGVFQLARRALQKLEKHAPSLSQYRGVLFGSALLHDIGHAPLSHTGEEIFDIDHEQWSARIVREHPSVYSALESFSSGTAESVACLLSKGIAPQKVIKSLVSSQLDCDRLDYLMRDSHSTGARYGQLDLDRIINALTIAPDGDIAINPKGLMAVEHYLVVRDLMYRTVYNHRKNEVCNWILEQVVRTARQMGAKKVWADTAMSKWLWNPAGVDLKNFLANDDLRAGYHLLRWQDEAPNYLSELCRRFLQRDLLKALPVDHLENSQQLEILSISRQLTQKQGQDPDFCCGLRRQNWHGYLPYKGGLRIWDGKNLSALEKNSALIESLITPTSSAWLIHPKEVNKALENELKSFESQR; encoded by the coding sequence ATGAGCCTCCGCACATATCACGATCCACTCCATCGAGGTATCAATCTAGACAGTAATAAGCCTGAGGAAGCCATGGTAATGGCTTTAATTGATACTGAACCCTTCCAAAGGCTCAGAAGAATTCGTCAATTAGGTCCAGCTTATCTGACTTTTCATGGTGCAGAATCCAGTCGTTTTACACATTCATTAGGCGTTTTCCAACTTGCTCGAAGAGCATTACAAAAACTTGAGAAGCATGCACCTTCCCTCTCTCAATATAGGGGGGTTTTGTTTGGTTCGGCCCTATTACATGACATTGGTCATGCACCACTAAGCCACACTGGTGAAGAGATTTTTGATATCGATCATGAGCAATGGTCAGCTCGAATTGTTAGAGAACACCCTTCTGTTTATTCCGCTCTAGAAAGCTTCTCCTCAGGCACAGCTGAATCTGTGGCTTGTCTTTTAAGCAAAGGAATAGCCCCTCAAAAAGTCATCAAATCTTTAGTCAGTAGTCAATTGGATTGTGATCGCTTGGATTATTTGATGAGAGATAGCCACAGCACTGGTGCAAGATACGGCCAACTAGATCTGGATCGCATCATTAATGCCCTCACAATTGCCCCCGACGGTGACATCGCTATCAACCCAAAGGGTCTAATGGCAGTTGAGCACTATCTAGTTGTTAGAGATCTGATGTACAGAACTGTCTACAACCATAGAAAAAATGAAGTTTGCAATTGGATTCTTGAACAAGTAGTTCGGACAGCACGACAAATGGGGGCAAAGAAAGTTTGGGCCGACACTGCGATGTCTAAATGGTTATGGAATCCAGCAGGAGTTGATTTGAAAAATTTCCTCGCAAATGATGACCTCCGAGCGGGATATCATCTTTTACGTTGGCAAGATGAGGCCCCAAATTATCTTTCTGAGTTATGCAGAAGATTTTTACAAAGAGATTTATTAAAAGCACTGCCTGTTGATCATCTTGAGAATAGCCAACAGCTAGAAATCCTATCCATATCGAGACAATTAACTCAAAAACAAGGTCAAGATCCTGATTTTTGCTGCGGTCTACGCCGTCAAAATTGGCATGGCTATTTGCCCTACAAAGGAGGGCTTCGCATTTGGGATGGAAAGAATCTCAGTGCTCTTGAAAAAAACTCAGCCTTAATTGAAAGCCTAATTACTCCAACCTCCTCCGCTTGGTTAATTCACCCTAAGGAGGTAAATAAAGCACTTGAAAATGAGCTCAAGTCATTCGAATCCCAAAGATAA
- the minC gene encoding septum site-determining protein MinC: MNVKTQTITLPPTREVEWRRILPKLISELKPGNTELNCNDWELGITELQQIINSIRKAGLNLTRVSSSVPLTIVSAAAIGHQTHLVSKEPYKSNYKHTFNERSNTKKNSPKKLLFHEGTLRSGDHLTTEGDLLVYGDVNPGARISAGGDVMIWGKLRGIAHAGKNGNETSKISALQLRPLQLRIAEVIARGPEEKPLQGLAEQARLVEGKIIIEPAKTRFINE, from the coding sequence GTGAACGTTAAAACTCAGACGATTACTCTCCCTCCGACTAGAGAAGTAGAGTGGAGAAGAATTCTCCCCAAATTAATAAGTGAATTAAAGCCAGGAAATACTGAGTTGAACTGTAATGACTGGGAGCTTGGAATTACAGAACTACAGCAAATAATCAATTCCATTCGTAAAGCAGGTTTAAATCTAACAAGAGTCTCCTCAAGTGTTCCATTGACAATTGTCAGCGCCGCCGCAATAGGCCATCAAACACATCTTGTCTCAAAAGAGCCATACAAATCTAATTACAAACATACCTTTAATGAGAGATCTAACACTAAAAAAAATTCCCCTAAAAAGCTCCTCTTTCATGAGGGCACATTGCGTTCAGGAGACCATTTGACAACCGAAGGAGATCTTCTTGTTTACGGAGATGTAAATCCTGGAGCAAGGATTTCTGCAGGAGGCGATGTGATGATTTGGGGAAAACTTAGAGGTATTGCCCATGCAGGTAAAAACGGAAACGAAACATCGAAAATCTCTGCATTACAATTAAGGCCTCTGCAGTTAAGGATTGCAGAAGTAATTGCAAGAGGCCCTGAGGAAAAGCCTCTTCAAGGTTTAGCTGAACAAGCAAGGTTAGTCGAGGGGAAGATCATCATTGAGCCTGCTAAAACCAGGTTTATTAATGAATAG
- the minD gene encoding septum site-determining protein MinD produces MAPNTRIILICSGKGGVGKTTLTANLGIALAMQGVKTVVLDADFGLRNLDLLLGLENRIVYTAQEVLEEACRLDQALVKHKQQPNLSLLPAGNPRMLEWLKPDDMQRIVKMLKEHFDYVLIDCPAGVEDGFKNAVSASKEAIVITTPEVSAVRDADRVIGLLNTHGVQPVQLVLNRVRPKMMESQEMISVDDVTDILALPLLGLVLEDEQVIISTNRGEPLTLSGKNSPAARCYSNIAKRLQGENIPLIDPSKEGGGLRDKFLRLMQTKIL; encoded by the coding sequence GTGGCGCCAAATACAAGAATCATACTTATCTGCTCAGGCAAAGGAGGAGTCGGCAAAACGACTCTTACTGCGAACCTGGGAATTGCACTTGCCATGCAAGGAGTTAAAACTGTTGTGCTCGATGCCGACTTTGGGCTTCGCAACCTGGATCTTCTTCTTGGCTTAGAAAACCGAATTGTTTACACCGCTCAAGAAGTACTTGAGGAGGCCTGCAGACTTGACCAGGCGCTTGTAAAGCATAAACAGCAACCAAATCTCTCGCTCCTTCCGGCAGGGAATCCCAGGATGCTCGAGTGGCTAAAGCCTGACGACATGCAACGCATAGTCAAAATGCTCAAAGAGCATTTTGACTATGTACTAATTGATTGCCCTGCCGGTGTCGAAGACGGTTTTAAAAATGCCGTATCAGCATCAAAAGAAGCAATTGTAATTACAACTCCTGAAGTCTCGGCTGTAAGGGACGCTGATCGTGTAATAGGACTTCTAAACACCCATGGAGTTCAGCCTGTTCAATTAGTCCTGAATAGGGTGCGTCCAAAAATGATGGAAAGCCAAGAAATGATTTCGGTTGATGATGTAACAGACATTCTCGCCCTTCCATTACTTGGATTAGTTCTTGAAGATGAACAAGTCATCATTAGTACTAACAGAGGGGAACCTCTTACTCTTTCAGGGAAGAATTCACCAGCAGCTCGATGCTATTCAAATATTGCAAAGAGGCTGCAAGGCGAAAACATTCCACTAATTGACCCTTCTAAGGAGGGAGGAGGACTTCGTGACAAATTCCTCCGTTTGATGCAAACCAAGATCCTTTAA
- the minE gene encoding cell division topological specificity factor MinE, whose translation MTLRDLINKLLGRQQSSASTARERLQLVLAHDRSDLSPELLDQMRKEILEVVAKYVEIDMEEGAVSLETEDRMTALVANLPIKRSLLNPDETKQKAS comes from the coding sequence ATGACATTGCGCGACCTCATCAACAAATTGCTTGGGCGGCAACAATCGAGTGCATCAACTGCACGGGAACGCCTTCAACTCGTATTAGCTCATGATCGAAGCGATCTCAGCCCTGAGCTGTTAGATCAAATGCGTAAGGAAATCCTTGAAGTAGTTGCCAAATACGTTGAAATAGATATGGAAGAGGGCGCCGTAAGCCTTGAGACAGAAGATCGCATGACAGCCTTAGTAGCAAATCTTCCTATCAAACGTTCCCTACTAAACCCAGATGAAACCAAACAAAAAGCCTCTTAA
- a CDS encoding L-threonylcarbamoyladenylate synthase: protein MQPSCVLDQKSLALKIAEGVPALLPTDTLPALAVSPNKASKLWEIKRRPLDKPLILMGATPQDLFEYVYECALNDALKMAEIYWPGPLTLVLPASGEIVEALNPGSLSIGLRVPACLLTTSLLARTGPLATTSANLAGNKPTKNSEEASAVFPDLPLLGPIPWPSSSGLASTVLKWEQDSSWKVLRRGQVNPDLSKKE from the coding sequence TTGCAACCATCCTGTGTCTTAGATCAAAAATCTTTAGCTTTAAAGATTGCTGAAGGTGTTCCTGCTTTGCTGCCTACCGACACCCTACCTGCTTTGGCTGTTTCTCCAAATAAGGCATCAAAGTTATGGGAAATAAAGCGGAGACCACTTGATAAGCCTTTGATATTGATGGGGGCAACACCTCAGGATTTGTTTGAGTATGTATATGAATGTGCGTTAAATGATGCGTTAAAAATGGCTGAAATTTATTGGCCTGGTCCATTAACCTTAGTATTGCCAGCTTCAGGAGAGATCGTAGAGGCTCTGAACCCAGGATCTTTATCGATTGGACTAAGGGTTCCAGCTTGTCTTCTTACAACATCACTTTTAGCTAGAACTGGTCCACTTGCAACAACAAGTGCAAATTTGGCGGGCAATAAACCCACTAAGAATTCGGAGGAGGCTTCAGCGGTTTTTCCTGATTTACCTTTGTTAGGTCCCATTCCATGGCCATCTTCATCTGGGTTAGCTAGTACCGTTCTTAAATGGGAACAAGACAGTTCCTGGAAGGTTTTAAGGCGTGGTCAGGTAAATCCTGATTTGAGTAAAAAAGAATAA
- the prmC gene encoding peptide chain release factor N(5)-glutamine methyltransferase — translation MTSPNQLDSKELFSWRKNQLSKGGACADLDWLLEFGGGISWASLQRIHIEPRASIQTKRPLDELDRIWTEHIQKHVPLQYLVGLCPWRDFELQVTPAVLIPRQETELLVDFALDRINPDLSGHWADLGTGSGAIAVALARALPEWYGHAVDVSNDALILARTNLQRLSPSSVKWSVHWGSWWEPLRPWWGSVSLAVVNPPYIPNGLIAELDPVVRDNEPHLALSGGEDGLEEVKKVIDGVSNALNDGGVLCIEHHYDQSELVLELMLKAGLDNVEFEMDLEGVRRFAMARKPC, via the coding sequence ATGACATCACCTAACCAATTGGATTCAAAGGAACTTTTCTCTTGGCGGAAGAATCAATTGTCGAAAGGGGGAGCTTGCGCGGATTTAGATTGGTTGCTGGAGTTTGGAGGTGGAATTAGTTGGGCCTCTTTACAGAGAATACATATTGAACCCAGGGCTTCTATCCAAACAAAAAGGCCTTTGGATGAATTAGACAGAATATGGACTGAACATATTCAGAAGCATGTTCCCTTGCAATATCTTGTTGGCCTTTGCCCTTGGAGAGATTTCGAGCTTCAGGTGACCCCAGCTGTTCTTATCCCCCGTCAAGAAACTGAATTGTTGGTGGATTTTGCTTTGGATCGCATAAACCCAGACCTTTCAGGCCATTGGGCAGATCTTGGGACTGGTTCAGGAGCTATTGCTGTTGCATTGGCCAGGGCCTTGCCGGAATGGTATGGGCATGCCGTCGACGTAAGTAATGATGCATTGATTCTTGCAAGAACCAATTTGCAGAGATTGTCCCCATCATCAGTTAAGTGGTCTGTTCATTGGGGGAGTTGGTGGGAACCCCTAAGACCTTGGTGGGGGTCAGTTTCACTGGCAGTGGTTAATCCTCCTTATATCCCTAATGGATTAATTGCTGAGCTTGATCCGGTGGTACGCGATAACGAGCCTCATTTGGCCCTTTCGGGTGGTGAAGATGGTCTGGAAGAGGTCAAGAAGGTCATTGATGGAGTTTCTAATGCCCTCAATGATGGTGGAGTGCTATGCATTGAGCATCACTATGACCAGAGCGAACTTGTATTGGAATTGATGTTAAAGGCTGGCTTGGATAATGTTGAATTTGAAATGGATCTAGAGGGAGTTCGTCGTTTCGCTATGGCCAGAAAACCTTGTTGA
- a CDS encoding acyl-CoA thioesterase, translating to MTFNNVPDNPWRLVKKVLPQHTDHAGVMWHGAYIAWLEEARVQALEMAGLPYEELTSQGFEMPVVRLNIKYLKAAIHGDEVVMESVHLSRNRLRLPWKTVFFKEGGEVIAIAEVELVLVKQEVGNTKLVKNVPLQVEEALTNLRKGP from the coding sequence TTGACCTTCAATAATGTACCTGACAATCCATGGAGACTAGTGAAAAAAGTTCTCCCTCAGCATACAGACCATGCTGGAGTCATGTGGCATGGTGCGTATATTGCATGGTTGGAAGAGGCACGTGTTCAAGCGTTGGAAATGGCTGGCCTGCCATATGAGGAATTGACGTCACAAGGCTTTGAAATGCCTGTTGTGAGGTTGAATATAAAATACTTAAAGGCTGCAATTCATGGTGATGAAGTTGTAATGGAGAGTGTTCATTTATCTAGAAATCGCTTACGCTTACCATGGAAAACAGTTTTTTTTAAAGAAGGGGGAGAAGTTATTGCAATAGCAGAGGTGGAATTAGTTCTTGTTAAACAGGAGGTAGGTAATACTAAGCTTGTTAAGAACGTTCCATTGCAAGTTGAAGAGGCATTAACCAACCTGCGAAAGGGACCTTAG
- the psbM gene encoding photosystem II reaction center protein PsbM — protein METTNFGFVASLLFVGVPTIFLIGLYIATNNGDKSSFSSDIVKGKLGRK, from the coding sequence ATGGAAACCACCAACTTCGGCTTTGTTGCCAGTCTTCTGTTCGTTGGGGTTCCGACGATCTTCCTTATTGGTCTCTACATTGCTACCAATAACGGGGACAAGTCGAGTTTCTCTTCCGACATTGTCAAGGGCAAGCTTGGCCGAAAGTAG
- a CDS encoding 2Fe-2S iron-sulfur cluster-binding protein — MPTIRFVREERDVNCPVGANLREVALKEGIEIYGLKGSLGNCNGCGQCITCFVEVLEEMDDCALSPLTEVEKLKLKRRSKSWRLSCQTLVMESVIVLTKPQSSFKNSHAIIKEAKERDLPV; from the coding sequence ATGCCGACCATCCGTTTTGTAAGAGAAGAGAGGGACGTTAATTGTCCTGTCGGAGCCAATCTTCGTGAGGTTGCATTAAAGGAGGGGATTGAGATCTATGGATTAAAGGGGAGCTTGGGGAATTGCAATGGATGTGGCCAATGCATCACTTGTTTTGTAGAGGTTCTTGAAGAGATGGATGATTGCGCCCTGTCCCCACTGACTGAGGTGGAGAAGTTGAAGCTCAAACGGAGGTCTAAGAGCTGGCGTCTTTCCTGCCAGACTTTGGTTATGGAATCTGTGATAGTTCTGACAAAGCCACAGTCTTCCTTTAAGAATTCACACGCAATTATTAAAGAAGCAAAAGAGAGAGATTTACCTGTTTAG